In Williamwhitmania sp., a single window of DNA contains:
- a CDS encoding diacylglycerol kinase family protein has translation MENNSWKVIINPKAGSGRGHRDWPVIKALLESKGLQFDFEFTRKRYHAVELTVRAINEGYYKIIAVGGDGTVNEIVNGIFIQKAIPTTNVLLGTIAVGTGNDWARTYKLPWNYTDAIEALMMQRDFLQDVGLASFFETRVHHTRYFANAVGIGFDGAVGFRFNRLKELGRKGKWLYVMALVHALIQYRSTSVSAKIDERGIKSEIFSATLGIGKFNGGGMLQVPDAISDDGLFDMTIIRKLSKWNVLRNLPILYNGKIYEHPKISVVRAKSISIHSIPPMPMELDGEAVGHSPFEFKIVPKSIRVVVGATFQEQAEVLPKR, from the coding sequence TTGGAGAATAATAGCTGGAAGGTTATCATTAATCCGAAAGCCGGAAGTGGACGCGGTCACAGAGACTGGCCAGTAATAAAAGCACTTCTAGAAAGCAAAGGATTGCAGTTCGACTTTGAGTTTACCCGAAAGCGCTACCACGCTGTAGAGCTCACGGTGAGAGCCATTAATGAAGGCTATTACAAAATAATTGCCGTTGGTGGTGATGGTACAGTTAACGAAATTGTGAACGGCATCTTTATCCAAAAGGCTATCCCCACTACCAACGTGCTGCTTGGAACCATTGCAGTGGGAACTGGCAACGACTGGGCTAGGACCTACAAATTACCCTGGAACTACACCGACGCCATTGAGGCGCTTATGATGCAACGAGACTTTCTTCAAGATGTTGGGTTGGCCTCCTTTTTTGAAACTAGAGTGCACCACACCCGCTACTTCGCCAACGCAGTGGGAATCGGCTTCGATGGAGCAGTCGGATTTCGCTTCAACCGGCTAAAAGAGTTGGGTAGGAAGGGAAAGTGGCTCTACGTTATGGCACTAGTGCATGCTCTCATTCAGTATCGCTCAACCAGCGTCTCCGCCAAGATTGATGAAAGAGGCATAAAAAGCGAAATATTTAGCGCTACACTTGGTATCGGAAAATTCAATGGAGGAGGAATGCTACAGGTTCCCGATGCTATCTCCGACGACGGGCTATTCGATATGACCATAATTCGTAAGCTCAGCAAGTGGAACGTGCTACGCAACCTACCGATACTCTATAACGGGAAAATATACGAACACCCAAAGATTAGCGTAGTTCGGGCAAAGAGTATTTCAATACACTCCATCCCCCCTATGCCCATGGAGCTCGACGGGGAAGCCGTTGGCCATTCACCCTTTGAGTTTAAGATTGTCCCCAAGTCCATTCGAGTTGTGGTGGGGGCAACTTTTCAGGAGCAGGCAGAGGTGCTACCTAAGCGTTAA
- a CDS encoding DUF5683 domain-containing protein has protein sequence MLKYLQAVFLMVITALLFNCSVFAQSADSLAQSRKRDTIRVGSIWIRSMLLPGYGQVYNHDYYKIPIFYGGAVSLAYFGYQNNLRYQKALRAFDQINTSGMSEVAVQGLKQDYLKYRDQRDLFYVGAGLFYISSVLDAVYHHPKLGHSPAKATLMSTLVPGLGQIYNHKYWKIPLIYGGLAASAYSIEFNNREYTRFRKAYNYLTDNNPATIDEFSGARSAVELKNYRDAYRRNRDLSVIMFAATYALNIIDANVDAYFFNFDISDKLAFRMEPTATIASVGNGYYYTVTPIAGFNLSVSF, from the coding sequence TTGCTAAAATATCTACAGGCTGTTTTCCTGATGGTGATTACAGCCTTGCTTTTTAATTGCAGCGTCTTTGCACAGAGCGCTGATTCTCTTGCCCAATCTAGGAAACGAGATACAATACGTGTCGGAAGTATTTGGATTAGATCAATGCTGCTTCCGGGCTATGGGCAAGTTTACAATCATGACTACTACAAAATCCCTATTTTTTATGGAGGTGCTGTTTCGTTGGCTTACTTCGGCTACCAGAACAACCTACGGTACCAAAAAGCATTGCGTGCATTTGATCAGATAAATACCTCCGGTATGTCCGAGGTGGCTGTTCAAGGGCTAAAGCAAGATTACTTGAAATATCGCGATCAGCGTGACCTGTTCTATGTGGGGGCTGGGCTTTTTTATATCTCATCGGTACTTGATGCAGTTTATCATCATCCAAAACTTGGTCATTCACCAGCAAAGGCAACCTTAATGTCGACGTTGGTTCCTGGCTTAGGGCAGATCTACAATCACAAGTATTGGAAAATCCCCCTAATCTATGGAGGTTTAGCAGCTTCGGCCTACTCAATTGAGTTTAATAATCGCGAGTATACCCGTTTTCGAAAGGCCTACAACTATCTTACCGATAATAATCCTGCCACCATCGATGAGTTTTCGGGAGCAAGGAGCGCCGTTGAACTTAAAAACTATCGCGATGCGTACCGACGAAATAGAGACCTTTCTGTAATAATGTTTGCAGCCACCTATGCCCTAAACATTATAGATGCCAACGTAGATGCCTACTTCTTCAACTTTGATATCAGCGATAAATTAGCCTTCAGGATGGAGCCCACAGCCACCATTGCCTCTGTTGGGAATGGCTATTATTATACCGTAACCCCAATTGCTGGGTTCAATCTTTCGGTTAGTTTCTAA
- a CDS encoding ParB/RepB/Spo0J family partition protein — protein sequence MAKKMVLGRGLGALMEDANDGGAIHHETRITSELVSEIDLSKIDVNPFQPRSHFDEESLNELAESINKLGIIQPITVRQVNDRFQLITGERRFRASKIAGLTKIPAYVRTADDQGMLEMALVENIQRQDLDSIEIAISYQRLIEECNLTQEDLGSRVGKKRATVTNYLRLLKLPVEIQAGIRDKLLTMGHARAIIGIDDPTLQLEVYQRIIAEDLSVRQVESVVKEIQDGKPIPATSTSNGNEAASLESYGKLKSHLERYFNTRIDIKQGPRGTGKIIISFRSEKEVEEITEKMELLNLE from the coding sequence ATGGCAAAAAAGATGGTGTTGGGAAGAGGACTTGGGGCGTTGATGGAAGATGCCAATGATGGCGGAGCCATTCATCACGAAACTAGAATAACCTCTGAGTTGGTAAGCGAGATTGACCTTTCGAAGATAGACGTTAACCCATTTCAACCTCGCTCTCATTTCGACGAGGAGTCTCTGAATGAGTTGGCGGAGTCTATCAACAAGTTGGGCATTATTCAGCCAATTACGGTTCGGCAGGTTAACGATCGCTTTCAGCTGATTACTGGTGAGAGAAGGTTCCGTGCCTCTAAAATTGCAGGCCTTACTAAAATACCAGCTTACGTTCGAACAGCCGACGACCAGGGTATGCTTGAAATGGCACTGGTGGAGAACATTCAGCGTCAAGACTTGGATTCCATTGAAATTGCCATTAGTTATCAACGACTTATTGAGGAGTGTAATCTTACTCAGGAAGATTTGGGTAGCCGTGTAGGTAAAAAACGGGCAACCGTTACCAACTACCTTCGCCTCCTAAAGCTACCTGTGGAGATACAGGCGGGTATTCGCGATAAACTATTAACCATGGGCCATGCCCGCGCTATTATTGGCATCGACGATCCTACATTACAGCTGGAGGTTTACCAGAGAATTATTGCAGAAGACCTCTCCGTTAGGCAGGTGGAGAGCGTGGTAAAGGAGATTCAGGATGGCAAACCTATTCCTGCAACATCCACTTCAAACGGAAATGAGGCAGCCTCCCTTGAAAGTTATGGTAAGCTGAAGTCGCACTTGGAGCGATACTTTAATACCCGTATTGATATTAAGCAAGGACCAAGAGGAACTGGTAAAATTATTATCTCTTTTCGCAGCGAAAAGGAGGTTGAAGAGATTACCGAAAAAATGGAGTTGCTCAATCTTGAATAA
- a CDS encoding AAA family ATPase: MAKVIAIANQKGGVGKTTSAINLAASLAVLEQKVLLIDADPQANATSGTGFDIRNVKTSIYECLVEDINPRDVILKNEEIKNLDLIPSHIDLVGAEIEMLNLPNRENMLKNVIAKLRNDYDYVLIDCSPSLGLITVNALTAADSVIIPVQCEYFALEGLGKLLNTVKIIQTRLNPELQIEGFLLTMYDARLRLSNQVVEEVKKHFQSMVFETIIQRNIKLSEAPSYGKPVILYDAASTGSLNYLNLAREVLQKNEATKLTNAQKAQ, encoded by the coding sequence ATGGCAAAAGTAATTGCAATTGCTAACCAAAAAGGTGGCGTCGGAAAGACAACCTCGGCTATTAACCTTGCCGCCAGCTTGGCTGTATTAGAACAGAAAGTGCTTCTAATTGACGCCGATCCTCAGGCAAATGCCACCTCCGGAACCGGTTTTGACATTCGGAATGTGAAAACTAGCATATACGAGTGCCTCGTTGAGGATATAAACCCTCGTGACGTAATATTGAAGAACGAAGAGATTAAAAATCTCGACCTCATACCTTCACATATCGACCTTGTGGGAGCAGAGATTGAAATGCTCAACCTTCCTAACCGGGAGAATATGTTGAAAAATGTTATCGCAAAGTTGAGGAATGATTACGACTACGTACTTATCGATTGTTCTCCCTCTCTTGGTCTCATTACCGTTAATGCACTTACTGCTGCCGATTCTGTAATTATTCCGGTGCAGTGTGAATACTTTGCACTGGAGGGGCTTGGAAAGTTGCTTAATACGGTGAAGATTATTCAGACTCGCCTCAATCCTGAACTACAAATAGAGGGGTTTTTACTCACAATGTACGATGCGCGATTGAGGTTGTCGAATCAGGTAGTTGAGGAGGTTAAAAAACACTTCCAGTCCATGGTTTTCGAAACCATTATTCAGCGTAACATTAAACTTAGTGAAGCACCAAGCTATGGCAAGCCAGTAATCCTTTATGATGCCGCTTCCACGGGCTCGCTAAACTACCTGAACTTGGCTCGCGAGGTTCTGCAAAAGAACGAGGCGACAAAACTTACAAATGCGCAAAAAGCACAATAA